A region from the Desulfobotulus mexicanus genome encodes:
- a CDS encoding MBL fold metallo-hydrolase: MKITILGSGTCVPRLERACSALLVEAEGVNILIDCGLGTIHRLLEAGKDPSDIDLLFLTHFHPDHTGELVSLLFSGKYAGKYGRKKSLTLVAGKGLSDFYQGLCGIYGEWVDLSGLLRIKELSLPGDSLWDFNGLKLSFAPACHRPESLAIGVESCGRKMVFTGDTDVCPNLVSFAKGAELFICEAAMPDDMKVPGHLTPSLAGAMAEEAGVRHLVLTHFYPECDEVDMVATAGKTFHGPVTMAEDLMVMDLSSV; encoded by the coding sequence ATGAAAATCACCATTCTGGGTTCCGGAACCTGTGTGCCCCGCCTGGAAAGGGCCTGCAGCGCACTTCTTGTGGAAGCGGAAGGTGTAAATATTCTCATTGACTGCGGCCTTGGTACCATACACAGACTTCTTGAAGCAGGAAAAGACCCTTCTGATATAGATCTTCTTTTTCTCACCCATTTCCATCCCGATCATACGGGCGAGCTGGTATCTTTGCTTTTTTCAGGAAAATATGCGGGAAAATATGGTCGGAAAAAATCCCTTACCCTTGTCGCAGGAAAGGGGCTTTCGGATTTTTATCAAGGGCTCTGCGGAATTTATGGCGAATGGGTTGATTTAAGCGGTCTTCTCCGTATAAAGGAACTTTCACTGCCCGGAGACAGTCTTTGGGATTTTAACGGGCTAAAGCTTTCCTTTGCTCCGGCATGTCACAGACCGGAAAGCCTTGCCATTGGCGTGGAGAGCTGTGGCAGGAAGATGGTGTTTACCGGAGATACGGATGTCTGCCCGAATCTGGTTTCCTTTGCAAAAGGAGCCGAACTTTTTATCTGTGAGGCAGCCATGCCGGATGATATGAAGGTTCCCGGTCATCTCACGCCTTCTCTGGCAGGTGCCATGGCAGAAGAGGCCGGGGTCAGGCATCTGGTTCTTACCCATTTTTATCCTGAATGTGATGAAGTGGATATGGTGGCCACCGCCGGAAAGACCTTTCATGGTCCCGTTACCATGGCAGAAGATTTGATGGTGATGGATCTGTCTTCCGTTTGA
- a CDS encoding DHH family phosphoesterase has translation MTLSSAERLRRFYACFSGEDQVLVLINADPDAMSSAMAVKRLLWRKVAGVTISHINDIQRPDNQSMIRLLGIKMIHFRDLPNWRYNRIVLVDSQPDHHDCFALFRPDVLIDHHPESCVVGRFCDVRPKYGATASMMTEYLRAARIIPSSKLATALYYGIKTDTADFARKTVMEDVKAFQYLFRYINVQLERRIESAEIPLGTLDVLEKALKCRIIKGNRLYAHLGEVVSPDVCVQMADFFMRVDVVSWTIISGIYEKKLIIIFRNDGIRKSAGIVATASFGKIGSAGGHKGAARAEIPLEALEKKVDVKKTQQVSRWILDHVEMRTEKKCRSSAVTEKDVSVGEVK, from the coding sequence ATGACCCTTTCCAGTGCCGAAAGACTGCGGCGCTTTTATGCCTGTTTTTCCGGAGAGGATCAGGTGCTTGTTCTCATAAATGCCGATCCCGATGCCATGTCCAGTGCCATGGCAGTGAAACGTCTGCTCTGGCGTAAGGTAGCAGGGGTTACCATCAGCCATATCAATGATATCCAGAGGCCGGACAACCAGTCCATGATCCGCCTTCTTGGTATTAAAATGATACATTTCAGGGATCTTCCCAACTGGCGTTATAACCGCATTGTTCTTGTGGATTCCCAGCCCGACCACCATGACTGCTTTGCCCTTTTCCGTCCCGATGTACTCATCGACCATCATCCCGAGTCCTGTGTTGTGGGGCGCTTCTGTGATGTCCGTCCCAAATACGGTGCTACGGCAAGCATGATGACGGAATATTTAAGGGCAGCCCGGATTATTCCATCATCAAAGCTGGCCACAGCCCTTTATTATGGCATTAAAACAGACACCGCAGATTTTGCCCGTAAAACTGTAATGGAAGATGTAAAGGCCTTTCAGTATCTTTTCCGCTACATCAATGTGCAGCTGGAAAGAAGGATAGAAAGTGCGGAAATTCCCCTTGGAACCCTGGATGTGCTTGAAAAGGCACTTAAATGCAGAATTATTAAGGGTAACAGGCTCTATGCCCATCTGGGAGAGGTTGTAAGTCCCGATGTCTGCGTACAGATGGCGGATTTTTTTATGCGGGTGGATGTGGTCAGCTGGACCATTATTTCCGGTATCTATGAAAAAAAGCTGATTATTATTTTCCGCAATGATGGTATCCGCAAGTCAGCTGGCATTGTGGCCACCGCAAGCTTTGGCAAAATTGGGTCCGCCGGAGGGCACAAAGGGGCCGCAAGGGCTGAAATCCCCCTTGAGGCTTTGGAAAAAAAGGTAGATGTGAAAAAAACACAGCAGGTTTCCAGGTGGATTCTCGACCATGTGGAAATGCGGACCGAGAAAAAATGCCGTTCTTCTGCTGTGACAGAAAAAGATGTTTCCGTCGGGGAAGTAAAATGA
- a CDS encoding mechanosensitive ion channel domain-containing protein produces the protein MHLKRFILFLIILVSSVLHAHANEDASLEELKLSLKASLYNEKELFQELQAEYELEQKQHAVFLSEIRAYRILASSQRNLLLSKQTRLADLEKARADQQRSLTSLDTQLLRMQRQKERLENLHLQAKNRWSILLEQKDALDAEDNSNALVHESAETVRAILNLLEKRSEIIKEMEALNSKREQDTIEIREDIISLTQIFQQALRERRSTELFQRQEGFRSFLDPSTPLALFVQIRDHALRLLLPSFWLTETAPLFQVSPPVFFRFLLLSLFLFPLTLKIRSFLKSKEKTYPPGWRSILLEILHSALPFFVAAVLMEAFIRSQPVLSAAMFFRSVGVLVWFLTAYRMITAFISACRKEGSPGPTEEFLLFLLNLTRISGFFVPVFLISIWVFPADSPVLFIERLVMEITVLVLVYRFWSRSDYGKDRTSLIRTGLHVTSKIIVTGAPVLELFGYGNLVLLWFRGWSLTFITCAAFLIFCAAIREWTPPDEQSAMENEDKEKIRSRSLRRLGIQSLPFATAPPGIILIARGWGIEDGLLFYLTAILKYPLVFGNMEFSLLRLIQAFSVLLITYLATRLSRSFIENRILKQSGMDQGLKTSILTLEGYVIWGIGILSALNVFGLNTTALTVAFGALGVGLGFGLQTIFNNFVSGIILLFERPIQVGDVIEIDGIWAKVTRINVRSTVVQTFDNASLIIPNANFISARLTNWSFNDLRIRRNITVGVSYGSDVKKVEKILLEIAGNTKHVLVHPQPDVHFMDFADSALIFRLRFWSTIDNFMRVETQIRFSITEDFRKAGIEIPFPQRDLHIRSDFRDLKNPSEKITDV, from the coding sequence ATGCACCTGAAAAGATTTATCCTTTTTTTAATTATTCTGGTTTCATCTGTTCTCCATGCCCATGCCAATGAGGATGCTTCCCTTGAAGAACTTAAGCTTTCCCTGAAGGCTTCTCTGTATAACGAAAAAGAACTTTTTCAGGAACTTCAGGCAGAATACGAGCTTGAACAGAAACAGCATGCTGTTTTTCTTTCAGAAATAAGAGCTTACAGAATTCTTGCCTCATCCCAGCGCAATCTTCTGCTTTCTAAGCAGACCCGGCTGGCGGATCTTGAAAAAGCAAGGGCAGATCAGCAAAGGAGTCTCACATCACTGGATACTCAGCTTCTACGCATGCAGCGCCAGAAAGAACGCCTTGAAAATCTGCATCTTCAGGCAAAAAACCGCTGGAGTATTCTGCTGGAGCAGAAAGATGCCCTTGATGCAGAAGATAATTCAAATGCTCTTGTGCATGAATCTGCAGAGACCGTCAGGGCAATTTTGAATCTGTTGGAAAAAAGATCTGAAATAATAAAAGAAATGGAGGCTTTAAACAGTAAAAGAGAACAGGATACCATTGAGATACGGGAAGACATTATTTCCCTTACTCAGATTTTTCAGCAGGCCCTCAGGGAACGCAGATCCACAGAACTGTTCCAGAGACAGGAAGGTTTCCGCAGCTTTCTGGATCCGTCAACACCTCTGGCTCTTTTTGTTCAGATTCGGGACCATGCCCTGCGTCTGCTGCTGCCATCATTCTGGCTTACGGAAACAGCCCCTCTGTTTCAGGTCTCTCCCCCGGTTTTTTTTCGTTTTCTGTTGCTAAGCCTCTTCCTTTTTCCCCTTACCCTGAAAATCAGATCCTTTTTAAAAAGCAAAGAAAAGACATATCCACCCGGCTGGCGCAGTATTCTCCTTGAAATACTTCACAGTGCACTGCCCTTTTTTGTTGCGGCTGTTCTGATGGAAGCTTTCATACGCAGCCAGCCTGTTCTTTCTGCAGCTATGTTTTTCAGGTCTGTGGGAGTGCTGGTATGGTTTCTGACAGCTTACAGAATGATAACGGCCTTTATCAGCGCATGCCGTAAGGAAGGAAGCCCCGGTCCTACGGAAGAATTTCTCCTTTTTCTTCTGAACCTCACCCGCATCTCCGGTTTTTTTGTCCCGGTTTTTCTGATCTCCATATGGGTTTTTCCCGCAGACAGCCCTGTTCTTTTCATTGAAAGGCTTGTCATGGAAATAACTGTTCTGGTTCTTGTATACCGGTTCTGGTCCCGCAGCGATTACGGAAAGGACAGAACATCCCTGATCAGAACAGGTCTACATGTAACCAGTAAAATTATTGTCACAGGAGCGCCGGTTCTGGAGTTATTCGGGTACGGAAATCTGGTTCTATTATGGTTCAGGGGCTGGTCCCTTACCTTTATCACCTGCGCTGCTTTTCTGATCTTCTGCGCTGCTATACGGGAGTGGACACCTCCGGATGAACAATCTGCCATGGAAAATGAGGATAAGGAAAAAATCCGTTCCCGTTCCCTCAGGCGTCTTGGCATACAAAGCCTGCCCTTTGCCACAGCTCCACCCGGCATCATACTGATTGCCAGAGGCTGGGGGATAGAAGACGGTCTTCTTTTTTACCTTACGGCCATTCTGAAATATCCCCTTGTTTTCGGGAATATGGAGTTCAGCCTGCTGCGGCTGATACAGGCCTTCTCTGTCCTGCTGATAACCTATCTTGCAACCCGTCTCTCCCGCAGTTTCATTGAAAACCGTATTCTGAAGCAGAGCGGTATGGATCAGGGACTCAAGACTTCCATTCTCACCCTGGAAGGTTATGTCATATGGGGTATAGGTATCCTTTCCGCCCTCAATGTATTTGGCCTCAACACTACGGCACTGACCGTAGCCTTCGGTGCACTCGGTGTGGGGCTGGGTTTCGGCCTGCAGACCATTTTCAATAACTTTGTCAGCGGCATTATTCTTCTTTTTGAAAGACCCATACAGGTGGGAGATGTCATAGAAATTGATGGCATATGGGCCAAGGTTACCCGGATAAATGTGCGTTCCACCGTTGTCCAGACCTTTGACAATGCCTCCCTCATCATCCCCAATGCAAACTTCATCAGCGCACGGCTCACTAACTGGAGTTTCAATGATCTGCGTATCCGAAGAAATATAACTGTGGGCGTTTCCTATGGTTCCGATGTAAAAAAGGTGGAAAAAATTCTGCTGGAGATTGCAGGCAACACAAAGCATGTCCTGGTGCATCCCCAGCCGGATGTGCATTTTATGGATTTTGCCGACTCTGCACTGATTTTCAGGCTGCGCTTCTGGAGTACCATTGATAATTTTATGAGGGTGGAAACACAGATCCGATTCAGTATAACCGAGGATTTCAGAAAAGCAGGCATAGAGATACCCTTTCCCCAGCGGGATCTTCATATACGCTCGGACTTCCGTGATTTAAAAAATCCGTCCGAAAAAATCACAGATGTTTAA
- a CDS encoding CASTOR/POLLUX-related putative ion channel: MKSFNPFQGFRYFLERLFVRGTFYQFLVMAAVIGMVSLAGGLLVYGSGDQDTGLLGEIWWAFLRLSDPGYLGDDEGLWRRSVSTVLTVGGYVLFLGALVAILTQWLGRYMRSLEKGLTPVRMRHHIVILGWTDRTLPLIRELWLAEGRVKRFLSRMGGPDRLRIVVLAEDLQPELAAELRTDPVCKKYINSIILRSGSALNNEHLNRAACLHAAAVLVPARTYEYTGGVSSDVEIIKILLALNSQASEAGLALPYVVTEIQDTKKVLIARRAYHGPLEVIDGNSFVSRMMVQNLRNLGLSLVCLELFNHGIGQNLYIHRNSFFDGKKVGQIRMGFSRATFCGIVRKCESAFTPFLNPPASMILQGDDALVLLARDYESAKIFTTSEQREDPEMASLSERSLQPEPQQQSVLVVGWSHKIPELLREFSSYTDTLYDIRIFSSRPVEERLQILKESGFSDHENFCSHLLGEVTSEEAWRTLDLSSYHSILMISSDRLSSGEEADARTMAGYLQLEALLKNTDHRPQILLELSDPNNRRLLGSRRGEMMISPLLLSHLLVHVALRREILAVFHVLFRASGPEITFRSLEHYGLPAGPYSFDALRRHAWNQGEILLGLFSGAEKEDSSGTLILNPDHKVVLHLKPHDRLVVIGTQLKMMKGELCT; encoded by the coding sequence TTGAAATCATTCAATCCCTTTCAGGGCTTCCGGTATTTCCTGGAAAGACTTTTTGTGCGGGGCACCTTTTACCAGTTTCTGGTGATGGCTGCTGTGATTGGCATGGTATCCCTTGCCGGAGGTCTTCTGGTTTACGGATCAGGGGATCAGGATACAGGCCTTCTTGGTGAAATATGGTGGGCTTTTCTAAGGCTGTCAGATCCCGGTTATCTGGGGGACGATGAAGGTCTCTGGCGCAGAAGTGTTTCTACTGTACTGACGGTGGGTGGATATGTGCTTTTTCTTGGTGCACTGGTTGCAATTCTGACCCAATGGCTGGGAAGATATATGCGCTCTCTGGAAAAGGGTCTGACGCCGGTTCGCATGCGCCATCACATTGTGATTCTTGGTTGGACGGATCGTACCCTGCCCCTTATTCGGGAGCTGTGGCTGGCAGAAGGCCGGGTAAAGCGCTTTCTTTCACGCATGGGAGGGCCAGATCGCCTTCGCATTGTTGTGCTGGCAGAGGATCTGCAGCCGGAGCTGGCCGCAGAACTGCGCACAGACCCGGTTTGTAAAAAATACATCAATTCCATTATTCTGCGCTCCGGCTCTGCCTTAAACAATGAGCACCTGAACCGTGCCGCCTGTCTGCACGCCGCAGCCGTCCTTGTACCTGCCCGGACCTATGAATATACGGGTGGTGTATCTTCTGACGTTGAAATCATTAAAATTCTGCTGGCGCTGAACAGCCAGGCCAGCGAAGCAGGGCTTGCCCTGCCCTATGTTGTTACGGAAATTCAGGATACAAAAAAGGTTCTGATTGCCCGCCGTGCCTATCATGGCCCCCTGGAAGTTATTGACGGAAACAGCTTTGTCAGCCGTATGATGGTACAGAATCTGCGTAACCTAGGCTTATCTCTGGTATGCCTTGAGCTGTTCAACCATGGCATTGGCCAGAATCTCTATATCCACAGGAACTCCTTCTTTGACGGAAAGAAAGTGGGACAGATCCGCATGGGCTTCAGCCGGGCAACTTTCTGCGGTATTGTACGGAAATGTGAAAGCGCATTTACACCCTTTCTGAATCCACCGGCCAGCATGATCCTGCAAGGGGATGATGCTCTGGTGCTTCTGGCCAGAGATTATGAGAGCGCAAAAATATTTACCACTTCAGAACAACGGGAAGACCCTGAAATGGCAAGTCTTTCTGAAAGGAGTCTTCAGCCGGAACCACAGCAGCAATCTGTTCTTGTGGTGGGCTGGAGCCACAAGATTCCCGAGCTTCTGCGGGAGTTTTCTTCTTACACGGATACACTTTATGATATCCGTATTTTTTCTTCCCGGCCCGTTGAAGAACGGCTCCAGATTCTGAAAGAATCCGGATTTTCGGATCATGAAAATTTCTGCAGTCATCTTCTTGGTGAAGTGACCAGCGAAGAGGCCTGGCGTACTCTGGATCTCAGCAGCTATCACAGCATCCTGATGATAAGCAGTGACAGGCTCAGCTCCGGAGAAGAAGCCGATGCCAGAACCATGGCCGGATACCTGCAACTGGAGGCTTTGCTGAAAAACACGGATCACAGACCGCAGATTCTTCTGGAACTCTCCGACCCCAACAACAGACGCCTTCTGGGCTCCCGCAGGGGGGAAATGATGATCAGCCCGCTGCTTCTCAGCCATCTGCTGGTGCACGTTGCCCTGCGCAGGGAAATCCTTGCCGTTTTTCATGTACTTTTCCGTGCCAGCGGCCCGGAAATTACCTTCCGCAGCCTTGAACACTACGGCCTTCCAGCCGGACCTTATTCCTTTGATGCCCTCCGCAGACATGCCTGGAATCAGGGAGAAATTCTGCTGGGTCTTTTTTCAGGCGCAGAAAAGGAAGATTCTTCCGGAACCCTGATTTTGAATCCTGATCACAAGGTTGTTCTGCACTTAAAGCCCCATGACCGGCTGGTTGTTATAGGAACCCAATTGAAAATGATGAAGGGTGAATTATGCACCTGA
- a CDS encoding PAS domain-containing sensor histidine kinase — protein MKTEFAPPERASEKSVEEQVVSLLHHPYIEKLYDSISEGLLILNPERQIVYANGSFLSALGVDFKAIKGLRPGEAMGCIHAFETEGGCGTTEFCRECGVAQAILSSQKDMPDLKECRILQKDSGDAMDLQVKTSQLQVAGIDYTVYAVRDISSDKRRRILEKIFFHDIMNTAVGVRGLSELLSVSSPETLDEFRNMIYSGAAKLVDEIRSQRDLANAENNDLQVQHVKIHSLAFLNEVIDLYRSHDVGHGKALHLDDESEEWMLESDKGLLFRVLGNMTKNALEASQPGDTVTLGCRREGDKIRFSVHNPAFMPRNVQLQVFQRSFSTKGAGRGLGTYSIKLLSERYLGGEVFFTSSEKDGTFFYVAYPLLKDAETAKAAV, from the coding sequence ATGAAAACGGAATTTGCCCCGCCTGAAAGGGCCTCAGAGAAAAGTGTGGAAGAGCAGGTCGTTTCACTTCTGCATCATCCGTATATTGAAAAACTTTATGACAGTATCTCAGAAGGGCTTTTGATTCTGAACCCGGAACGGCAGATCGTCTATGCCAACGGGAGTTTTCTTAGCGCCTTAGGAGTAGATTTCAAAGCCATCAAAGGCCTGCGTCCCGGTGAGGCCATGGGCTGTATACATGCTTTTGAAACGGAAGGAGGCTGCGGCACAACGGAATTCTGCCGGGAATGTGGGGTTGCACAGGCCATTTTGTCTTCCCAGAAGGATATGCCGGATCTCAAGGAATGCCGGATTCTCCAGAAGGACTCCGGCGATGCCATGGATCTTCAGGTAAAAACCTCGCAGTTGCAGGTGGCTGGTATTGACTATACGGTTTATGCCGTAAGGGACATAAGCTCAGACAAACGCAGGCGTATTCTGGAAAAAATTTTCTTCCATGACATCATGAACACCGCCGTTGGGGTGCGGGGGCTTTCCGAGCTTCTTTCCGTATCCTCGCCGGAAACCCTGGATGAGTTCAGGAACATGATCTACAGCGGTGCGGCCAAGCTTGTGGATGAAATCCGCTCCCAACGGGATCTTGCCAATGCGGAAAACAATGATCTTCAGGTACAGCATGTAAAGATCCATTCTCTGGCTTTTTTAAATGAAGTTATTGATCTTTATCGGAGCCATGATGTGGGGCATGGAAAAGCTCTGCATCTTGATGATGAGTCGGAGGAATGGATGCTGGAAAGTGACAAGGGTCTGCTTTTCCGGGTGCTGGGCAATATGACAAAAAATGCCCTGGAAGCCTCACAGCCCGGTGATACAGTAACCTTGGGTTGCCGCAGGGAAGGGGACAAAATCCGTTTTTCTGTTCACAATCCTGCCTTCATGCCAAGGAACGTCCAGCTCCAGGTTTTCCAGCGTTCCTTCTCCACCAAGGGCGCAGGCAGGGGCCTTGGCACCTACAGCATCAAGCTCTTGTCTGAGCGCTATCTTGGGGGTGAGGTCTTTTTTACCTCATCGGAAAAAGATGGAACCTTTTTCTACGTTGCCTATCCACTTTTAAAGGATGCAGAAACTGCTAAAGCTGCCGTATAA
- a CDS encoding GspE/PulE family protein: MTQKTRFLDSLTAEGILSSDAAEEYSKAHAQASLDLLEALMQKNVAKRDVLAKLWGDSMRVSYVNLSKTLFQSTAVEKLPEAFARKHLILPLYEGHGVVTVATASPLNIHILDEATRLAGCQLSPVFALPDEIVSAIDVQYQSDAALNTQLAALSESPLFKNRERLSLEQVEAFSKDQAIVAFSRNLLLLALKERASDIHLDPQEQELCIRFRIDGVLQDRLKLDKTLAAPLSSRLKIMGGLDITEKRRPQDGRISLPLSKRSVDFRMSSVPAIYGEKIVLRALGQLQDAEVPDLESLNFSKANYLGLKKTADAPNGIFFVTGPTGSGKSTTLFSVLKYLNRPGINIMTIEDPVEYRLPGLNQVQVNHAIDFSFASALRAFLRQDPDVILVGEVRDLETAKIASQAALTGHLVLATLHTNTALQAVTRLMEIGVEPYLVAPSIVGVMAQRLVRKICTHCKEAYSLEREVLARYFHWDDTLDISEVFFYRGKGCTECNDTGYGGRLAIHEVFVMTEAVRALIAKGASTLEIDEVARQAGFQPMRHDGMKKVLAGLTSLDELERVTMGDV, encoded by the coding sequence GTGACACAGAAAACAAGGTTTCTGGACAGCCTGACAGCTGAAGGCATTCTCTCATCCGATGCAGCTGAGGAATATTCCAAAGCCCATGCACAGGCCTCTTTGGATCTTCTTGAGGCCCTGATGCAAAAAAATGTTGCCAAAAGGGATGTGCTGGCCAAACTCTGGGGAGACTCCATGAGAGTTTCCTATGTGAATCTTTCAAAAACCCTTTTTCAGAGCACAGCCGTCGAAAAACTCCCCGAGGCCTTTGCGAGAAAGCATCTTATTCTTCCCCTCTACGAGGGCCATGGCGTGGTGACGGTGGCCACGGCTTCGCCTCTCAACATCCATATCCTTGACGAGGCCACCCGGCTTGCGGGTTGTCAGCTCAGCCCGGTCTTTGCCCTTCCCGATGAAATTGTAAGCGCCATTGATGTGCAGTATCAGTCCGATGCTGCCCTAAACACGCAGCTTGCGGCCCTGTCGGAAAGCCCCCTTTTCAAAAACAGGGAAAGACTCAGCCTTGAGCAGGTGGAGGCTTTTTCCAAGGATCAGGCCATTGTCGCTTTTTCGAGAAATCTGCTGCTGCTTGCCTTAAAGGAAAGGGCCAGCGATATCCATCTGGACCCGCAGGAGCAGGAACTGTGCATCCGCTTCCGCATTGACGGGGTTCTTCAGGACAGGCTGAAACTGGACAAAACCCTTGCGGCCCCCTTAAGCTCGCGCCTCAAAATCATGGGCGGGCTGGATATCACGGAAAAACGCAGACCCCAGGATGGCAGGATCAGTCTTCCTTTAAGCAAACGGTCCGTGGATTTCAGAATGTCTTCCGTTCCTGCCATTTACGGGGAAAAAATCGTTCTCAGGGCCTTGGGCCAGCTTCAGGATGCGGAGGTTCCGGATCTTGAAAGTTTAAATTTCTCAAAGGCCAATTATCTGGGGCTAAAAAAAACCGCCGATGCACCCAACGGTATCTTTTTTGTAACAGGCCCCACGGGATCTGGAAAATCCACCACCCTTTTTTCCGTACTCAAATACCTGAACAGACCCGGCATCAATATCATGACCATAGAAGATCCCGTGGAATACCGGCTTCCCGGTCTGAATCAGGTGCAGGTGAACCATGCCATTGATTTTAGTTTTGCCTCTGCCCTGCGGGCCTTTCTCCGTCAGGATCCCGATGTCATTCTGGTGGGGGAAGTCCGCGATCTGGAGACGGCGAAAATTGCTTCCCAGGCGGCCCTGACAGGGCATCTGGTGCTGGCCACCCTGCATACCAACACGGCTCTGCAGGCCGTGACCCGGCTCATGGAAATCGGGGTGGAACCCTACCTTGTGGCCCCTTCCATTGTGGGTGTCATGGCCCAGCGTCTGGTACGGAAAATCTGCACCCACTGCAAGGAAGCCTACAGCCTTGAAAGGGAGGTGCTGGCAAGGTACTTCCACTGGGACGATACTCTGGATATTTCCGAAGTATTCTTTTATCGTGGCAAAGGATGCACGGAATGCAATGATACGGGCTACGGCGGGAGGCTTGCCATCCATGAGGTTTTTGTGATGACGGAAGCTGTGCGTGCCCTCATTGCCAAAGGGGCGTCCACCCTTGAAATCGATGAAGTGGCAAGGCAGGCGGGTTTTCAACCCATGCGCCATGATGGCATGAAAAAGGTGCTGGCGGGTCTAACCAGCCTTGATGAACTGGAACGGGTCACCATGGGAGATGTTTAA
- a CDS encoding response regulator transcription factor: protein MTEKKKLKVLIADDEAHLRLMFKSMALSMGAEVAGEAKNGAEAIDLFQTHRPHITLLDINMPVKTGVDALKEIMEVSPDALIIMLTSVADVKTVEKCLELGASNYLLKDTPLEEMKKLIKETWDEYKKA, encoded by the coding sequence ATGACGGAAAAGAAAAAACTCAAGGTTCTGATTGCCGATGATGAGGCCCATCTTCGGCTCATGTTCAAATCCATGGCCCTTTCCATGGGGGCCGAGGTGGCGGGTGAGGCCAAAAACGGGGCAGAAGCCATAGATCTGTTTCAGACCCACAGGCCCCATATCACACTCTTAGACATCAACATGCCCGTAAAAACAGGGGTTGATGCCTTAAAGGAGATTATGGAAGTCTCTCCGGACGCTCTGATCATCATGCTGACCTCCGTTGCAGACGTGAAAACCGTTGAAAAATGTCTGGAACTGGGTGCTTCAAACTATCTTTTAAAGGATACGCCCCTTGAAGAAATGAAAAAGCTGATCAAAGAAACCTGGGACGAGTACAAAAAAGCATGA
- a CDS encoding TolC family protein, with protein sequence MKTIPSKILLLFMVMFLPVAASASPYCLERLMDEALNNRDILRMYEISRKQAEKGVQERRAAFMPGVDASYTAHRLEDSTLFENDENASWKIAARLNLFAGFGDRSALDTARRQVEVQEALMDGLRQDIRLETALAFLGVHQALAEREVADSTRRLYAKEYEQAGTRHEVGVIRRADYLKIKVVLDDAQQAWTRADAAVNKAINQLSRTTGMALSPLDLDFSDFQELPLLKDYNLLSEKMQERRSELKILDLSSAMAEDSVAMAKSAYMPRADLSLSHGQSADNYSISDNVKDETRLTLSLSVNLFDGMKKPAVLQKSRLEIRRIAHERRETLDSLNVQLKNLLLDAEVAGKNLQVAEAGMDEAREHLRVTEYSYREGVATTTDLLDAIAYLSRASANRITARSTYLQTTFRIRHLVAELGE encoded by the coding sequence ATGAAAACCATACCATCAAAAATACTACTGCTTTTTATGGTGATGTTTCTGCCAGTGGCGGCTTCTGCCAGTCCCTACTGCCTTGAGCGCCTCATGGATGAAGCCCTCAACAACCGGGATATTCTCCGCATGTATGAAATCTCCCGCAAACAGGCAGAAAAGGGCGTTCAGGAACGCCGTGCCGCCTTTATGCCCGGTGTGGATGCCAGTTACACCGCCCATCGCTTAGAAGACAGCACCCTCTTTGAAAATGATGAAAACGCTTCCTGGAAGATTGCCGCACGATTAAACCTCTTTGCCGGTTTCGGAGACCGGAGTGCGCTGGATACGGCCAGACGCCAGGTGGAAGTACAGGAAGCCCTCATGGACGGTCTGCGTCAGGACATCCGCCTTGAAACGGCCCTTGCCTTTCTTGGTGTACATCAGGCTTTGGCCGAAAGGGAAGTGGCGGACAGCACCCGAAGGCTCTACGCCAAGGAATACGAACAGGCCGGAACCCGCCATGAAGTGGGTGTAATCCGCAGGGCCGACTATCTTAAAATTAAAGTGGTTCTGGATGATGCGCAGCAGGCGTGGACAAGGGCCGATGCCGCTGTAAACAAAGCCATCAACCAGCTTTCCCGCACAACGGGCATGGCCCTCAGCCCTTTGGATCTGGATTTTTCCGACTTTCAGGAGCTCCCCCTGCTGAAGGATTACAACCTTCTTTCAGAAAAAATGCAGGAAAGGCGGAGTGAGCTGAAAATTCTGGATCTCTCCAGCGCCATGGCAGAAGACAGCGTCGCCATGGCAAAAAGCGCCTATATGCCCAGAGCGGACCTCTCCCTCTCCCATGGTCAGTCCGCCGACAACTACAGCATTTCCGACAATGTGAAGGATGAAACCCGGCTCACCCTCTCTTTATCCGTCAATCTTTTTGACGGCATGAAAAAACCGGCTGTGCTCCAGAAAAGCCGCCTTGAAATCCGCCGCATTGCGCATGAAAGAAGGGAAACCCTGGACAGCCTGAATGTTCAGCTTAAAAATCTTCTGCTGGATGCGGAAGTTGCCGGAAAGAATCTTCAGGTAGCGGAAGCGGGTATGGATGAAGCCAGAGAGCACCTCAGGGTAACGGAATACAGCTACAGGGAAGGGGTGGCCACCACCACGGATCTTCTGGATGCCATTGCCTACCTTTCCAGAGCCTCGGCAAACCGCATCACAGCCCGCAGCACCTATCTGCAAACCACCTTCAGGATACGCCATCTGGTGGCGGAGCTTGGGGAATAA